The following proteins are co-located in the Pseudomonas sp. DY-1 genome:
- a CDS encoding GGDEF domain-containing protein produces the protein MTDADLPHSPERFSLWREVQDTRTRTRLGGVYYLLAWLLCWLFSAAPMGHLAVGLLGSGFFALMLAARLLHHPPAEGSEAELQHWLDRHWGVILVSSIGWGLAHAWVLLAPDFHSSSLIGTLATIAFSTAMAFNFAMRRSRAIIAILLLYLPGLVVLGVSADGSRAELVTLTFYLSYLLLALNRSHREYGTMLALELQLLEQRQRLDTLSRTDGLTQLGNRYQFNNLFPAMCAAAQRHGSELSLLLMDIDFFKRINDEHGHSMGDACLQAFGERMREFFRRDSDALLRLGGEEFGVLMPDTSMEQARHLAEQFREDLANRGFQLGDQHLPVTTSLGLGCLDERDAGSAEAFFKRVDDALYRAKALGRDRLEMAQAV, from the coding sequence ATGACCGATGCCGATTTACCCCATTCCCCAGAGCGGTTCAGCCTCTGGCGCGAAGTGCAGGACACCCGCACACGCACAAGACTCGGCGGCGTCTATTACCTCCTGGCCTGGCTGCTCTGCTGGCTGTTCAGCGCAGCCCCCATGGGACACCTGGCCGTGGGGCTGCTCGGTAGCGGATTCTTCGCCCTGATGCTGGCAGCGCGCCTGCTGCACCATCCACCGGCAGAAGGAAGCGAAGCCGAACTGCAGCACTGGCTGGACCGGCATTGGGGCGTGATCCTAGTGTCGTCCATCGGCTGGGGCCTGGCCCACGCCTGGGTACTGCTGGCGCCCGACTTCCACTCTTCCAGCCTTATCGGCACCCTGGCGACCATCGCCTTCAGTACCGCGATGGCCTTCAACTTTGCCATGCGCCGAAGTCGCGCAATCATCGCCATCCTGCTGTTGTACCTGCCGGGCCTGGTCGTTCTGGGTGTTTCCGCGGACGGTTCGCGTGCCGAGCTGGTCACCCTCACCTTCTACCTCAGCTACCTGCTGCTGGCGCTGAATCGCAGCCACCGCGAGTACGGCACCATGCTCGCCCTGGAGCTGCAGTTGCTGGAGCAGCGCCAGCGCCTGGACACCCTGAGCCGCACCGATGGCCTGACCCAACTGGGCAACCGCTACCAGTTCAACAACCTGTTCCCGGCCATGTGCGCCGCCGCCCAGCGCCACGGGAGCGAGCTGTCGTTGCTGCTGATGGACATCGACTTCTTCAAGCGGATCAACGACGAGCACGGCCATAGCATGGGCGATGCCTGTCTGCAGGCGTTCGGCGAGCGCATGCGCGAATTCTTCCGCCGCGACAGCGACGCACTGCTGCGCCTGGGGGGCGAGGAGTTCGGCGTATTGATGCCCGATACCAGCATGGAACAGGCCCGCCACCTGGCCGAACAGTTCCGCGAGGACCTGGCCAATCGGGGCTTCCAGCTTGGCGACCAGCATTTGCCGGTAACCACGAGTCTGGGTCTCGGTTGCCTCGACGAGCGCGACGCTGGCAGCGCCGAAGCCTTCTTCAAGCGTGTTGACGATGCGCTTTACCGCGCGAAGGCGCTGGGGCGGGACAGGTTGGAGATGGCCCAGGCCGTGTAA
- a CDS encoding DMT family transporter, translated as MPKAWWLLALPFVAGAFLPLQAGINGQLAKQISSVMSAALVSFVVGTLALLTVVLIQRELPTLDALKGVSWWQWSGGLLGAVFIATAAFAGPRIGALLFMTLVLAGQLSMALTLDHFGWAGFREAPISIGKLAGLALIVGGVWLIRRG; from the coding sequence ATGCCCAAGGCCTGGTGGCTGCTCGCCCTGCCCTTCGTCGCCGGTGCCTTCCTGCCCCTGCAGGCCGGCATCAATGGCCAACTGGCCAAGCAGATTTCCAGCGTCATGAGCGCTGCCCTGGTGTCCTTCGTGGTCGGCACCCTGGCCTTGCTCACCGTAGTGCTGATACAGCGCGAGCTGCCGACCCTCGATGCGCTCAAGGGGGTGAGCTGGTGGCAGTGGAGCGGTGGCCTGCTGGGCGCCGTATTCATCGCCACCGCTGCATTCGCAGGTCCGCGAATTGGCGCGCTGCTGTTCATGACGCTGGTGCTGGCTGGCCAACTGAGCATGGCGCTGACGCTGGATCACTTCGGCTGGGCCGGCTTCCGCGAGGCCCCCATCAGCATCGGCAAACTGGCCGGCCTGGCGCTGATCGTCGGAGGCGTCTGGCTCATTCGTCGGGGATAA
- a CDS encoding collagen-like triple helix repeat-containing protein has product MDNKTSWINLGTALTLAMVFSLTGCSSGGGGSKSFVDSASSDTPADASTGTDSGTGVDGGAGGGVVDGGVGGGSGGGVVGGGTGGGTGGGVVDGGTGGGTGGGTGGGTGGGTGGGTGGGTGGGVVDGGTGGGTGGGTGGGTGGGTGGGVVDGGTGGTGGGTGGGTGGGTGGGVVDGGTGGGSGGGTGGGSGGGSGGGTTVPSLVTAEVLQDAGGIVSGAGNAAEQLGQVVGNIPLAGNEDLTGGAGDLLSSVGQATDSLGDGIKNGVGQLGSDGNALGTTVASVGEAVNDLGEGVSALGDGVKAFSDSSAVQHLPVLGDAVGGVTDRVGTLVDGVGEKVSMLGNTLDTAATSGPLGEVTGAVGARLVPVVSLAEGVTGKLGTATGLNEPVGGLLDKVGDTLGTVGDTVADGVDNPVGQAVGDTLGKTGDALSTSGGLLDQQEGSNTPQASLDAVVSNVTDATSQLGQQTGIATPVDNLLETAGGVIAGAGGGLDAGSNNGLVSAAGGAVLETGQTVASLGTLVGGDGITNSPVGVPVAAVTSNVGAALTPVVQGVDGATQQLGASTGLGDPAGNLVQQVGGAVAGLGQQVDTSSSNPVVGQVGQTVDGAGQVVEQVGDLLQGGSSAPGGALGGLGATLQGSVTGSVSGSLGTGLLGGQRN; this is encoded by the coding sequence ATGGACAACAAGACGAGTTGGATCAATCTGGGCACTGCCCTGACCCTGGCAATGGTGTTTTCCCTTACCGGGTGCAGCAGCGGCGGCGGTGGCTCGAAGAGCTTCGTGGACAGCGCGAGCAGCGATACGCCAGCGGATGCTTCGACTGGCACTGATAGCGGAACGGGTGTCGATGGCGGCGCTGGCGGTGGAGTGGTGGATGGTGGCGTCGGAGGAGGGAGTGGCGGCGGCGTGGTGGGTGGCGGAACCGGTGGCGGTACGGGCGGTGGCGTGGTGGATGGCGGCACAGGCGGCGGCACCGGTGGTGGAACTGGAGGCGGAACCGGTGGTGGTACTGGAGGCGGTACCGGTGGCGGCACGGGCGGTGGCGTGGTGGATGGCGGCACAGGCGGCGGTACCGGTGGTGGAACTGGAGGCGGAACCGGTGGCGGTACGGGCGGTGGCGTGGTGGATGGCGGCACAGGCGGCACCGGTGGTGGTACTGGAGGCGGTACCGGTGGCGGCACGGGCGGTGGCGTGGTGGATGGCGGTACCGGCGGAGGCTCAGGTGGCGGAACTGGAGGCGGCTCGGGTGGCGGTAGTGGCGGCGGAACCACTGTTCCCAGCCTGGTGACTGCCGAAGTGCTGCAGGACGCCGGGGGCATCGTCTCGGGTGCTGGCAACGCGGCCGAGCAACTGGGCCAGGTAGTCGGCAACATCCCGCTCGCCGGTAACGAGGACCTCACGGGGGGCGCGGGTGATCTGTTGTCTTCCGTTGGCCAGGCCACTGATAGCCTGGGCGATGGCATCAAGAATGGCGTTGGTCAGTTGGGTTCTGACGGCAATGCGCTGGGCACCACCGTTGCTTCGGTGGGTGAAGCGGTGAACGATCTGGGCGAAGGCGTTTCGGCTCTGGGCGATGGTGTGAAGGCCTTCTCCGACTCATCCGCCGTGCAGCATCTGCCGGTACTAGGCGACGCCGTCGGTGGCGTGACCGACAGGGTGGGCACGTTGGTGGATGGCGTTGGCGAAAAGGTCTCCATGCTCGGCAACACACTGGACACCGCCGCGACTTCCGGCCCGCTGGGTGAGGTCACCGGTGCCGTCGGCGCCAGGCTGGTGCCCGTGGTCAGCCTGGCGGAAGGCGTCACCGGCAAACTCGGTACCGCGACCGGGCTTAACGAGCCGGTGGGCGGCCTGCTGGACAAGGTCGGGGACACCCTCGGCACGGTAGGTGACACAGTTGCCGATGGCGTCGATAACCCCGTGGGGCAAGCTGTCGGCGACACCCTGGGTAAGACCGGCGATGCCCTGTCCACCAGTGGCGGCTTGCTCGACCAGCAGGAAGGCAGCAACACGCCGCAGGCGAGCCTGGATGCCGTGGTCAGTAATGTGACTGATGCCACCAGCCAGCTCGGCCAGCAGACCGGCATCGCCACCCCCGTGGACAACCTGCTGGAAACCGCTGGTGGCGTGATAGCCGGGGCTGGTGGCGGCCTGGACGCCGGCAGCAACAACGGCCTGGTCAGCGCAGCGGGCGGCGCCGTGTTGGAAACCGGGCAGACGGTGGCATCCCTCGGCACCCTCGTGGGCGGTGACGGCATCACCAATAGCCCTGTCGGCGTACCGGTGGCTGCGGTCACCAGCAATGTCGGCGCCGCACTGACTCCAGTGGTTCAGGGCGTTGATGGCGCTACGCAGCAACTGGGTGCGAGCACCGGACTGGGCGACCCTGCCGGCAATCTGGTGCAGCAGGTAGGGGGCGCCGTAGCCGGCCTTGGCCAGCAAGTCGACACCTCCAGCAGCAACCCGGTAGTCGGTCAGGTTGGGCAAACGGTCGATGGTGCCGGCCAGGTCGTCGAACAGGTCGGTGACCTGCTCCAGGGTGGTAGCAGCGCGCCGGGCGGCGCACTCGGCGGCCTTGGCGCCACGCTGCAAGGCAGCGTCACCGGTAGCGTGAGCGGCAGTCTCGGCACCGGCCTGCTGGGTGGCCAGCGGAACTGA
- a CDS encoding ShlB/FhaC/HecB family hemolysin secretion/activation protein: MRASAVLLALGCVVLNHAQAQQSPVYLNSNEIERQLPAPNLPTDAYRPKAPSLKLPEATKPQPLMMSTRVRVREVRIEGGSIYPSAQLNAIYQPFVGREVSLGELIEATRGLTRRYQGDGYLLSYAFLPVQGFEQGRVRVVLVEGYVKDYQVEGDIGAVRAHVDKLVARLQAERPLTRKTFERYTSLMARVPGVTLIARVPPPATTDGASRLQIQASRKPWTSSLNFSEDNRGSAQAVLGLSSNAQTAMAEQVSFSVLAPPGKDDERYYRLDYSQYLGSDGTRLNLYGSHYRSQPEDNLRLANGLELERHLNNDRLSIGVSHPVIAAQKEWLSLGARLYGVNDRVRYEVVGFPLGIDADTDLRAIAFEGDWSRSDDRRLRILSAGLYRGMDALGARTDSDLFDLEFTRLRLSGVQSERFGKNWQGVLSAALYWSEDSLPDAEQAVFGGQNFGRGYPSDQASGDKGWGAAVELNYSHRREGRWVRLLQPYVVVDTAQAWFNEQPLPRSHLSSLATGVRMGDAHYYNVALEVARPMSDEALDSRNRSPRVTLSFSYQL, encoded by the coding sequence ATGCGTGCTTCAGCAGTACTGCTCGCACTTGGCTGCGTGGTGCTCAACCATGCCCAGGCACAACAGAGTCCGGTCTATCTCAACAGCAACGAAATCGAACGTCAGCTACCCGCCCCCAACCTGCCGACCGATGCCTATCGGCCCAAGGCGCCTTCGCTCAAATTGCCGGAGGCGACTAAACCGCAGCCGCTGATGATGAGTACCCGCGTGAGGGTTCGTGAGGTGAGGATCGAGGGCGGCAGTATCTACCCCTCGGCCCAGTTGAATGCGATCTACCAGCCCTTTGTGGGTCGCGAGGTGAGCCTGGGCGAACTGATCGAAGCCACCCGTGGACTGACCCGGCGCTACCAGGGCGATGGCTACCTGTTGTCCTACGCGTTCCTCCCGGTGCAAGGCTTCGAGCAGGGGAGGGTGCGGGTGGTATTGGTGGAGGGGTATGTAAAGGACTACCAGGTCGAGGGCGACATCGGCGCCGTGCGCGCCCACGTCGACAAACTCGTCGCGAGGTTGCAGGCCGAGCGACCGCTGACCCGCAAGACCTTCGAGCGTTACACCAGCCTGATGGCGCGCGTTCCCGGCGTCACCCTGATCGCACGGGTGCCGCCGCCGGCCACTACCGATGGCGCCAGCCGCCTGCAGATACAGGCATCGCGCAAACCCTGGACCAGCAGCCTCAATTTCAGCGAAGACAATCGTGGTAGTGCGCAGGCGGTGCTGGGGCTCTCCAGCAACGCCCAGACCGCCATGGCCGAGCAGGTCAGCTTCAGCGTGCTGGCACCGCCCGGTAAAGACGACGAGCGCTACTACCGGCTCGACTACAGCCAGTACCTGGGTAGCGATGGCACGCGCCTGAACCTCTATGGCTCGCATTACCGCAGCCAGCCCGAAGACAACCTGCGCCTGGCCAACGGTCTGGAGCTGGAGCGTCACCTGAACAACGACCGTCTCTCGATTGGCGTAAGCCATCCGGTCATCGCCGCACAGAAGGAATGGCTGAGCCTCGGCGCGCGCCTCTATGGCGTGAACGACCGGGTACGCTACGAGGTGGTCGGCTTCCCCCTCGGCATCGATGCTGATACCGACCTGCGCGCCATCGCGTTCGAGGGCGACTGGAGCCGCTCCGATGATCGCCGTCTGCGCATTCTCAGCGCCGGTCTCTATCGGGGAATGGATGCTTTGGGCGCACGCACCGACAGTGACCTGTTCGATCTGGAGTTCACCCGCTTGCGCCTGTCCGGTGTGCAGAGCGAACGTTTCGGCAAGAACTGGCAAGGCGTGCTGTCCGCCGCGCTGTACTGGAGCGAAGACAGCCTGCCGGATGCGGAGCAGGCGGTGTTCGGTGGCCAGAACTTCGGTCGTGGCTACCCGAGCGACCAGGCATCAGGCGACAAGGGGTGGGGTGCGGCCGTTGAGCTGAACTACAGCCATCGACGAGAGGGCCGCTGGGTTCGCCTGCTTCAGCCCTACGTGGTGGTCGATACCGCGCAGGCCTGGTTCAACGAGCAGCCTCTGCCCCGCTCGCATCTCTCGTCCCTGGCAACGGGTGTGAGGATGGGGGACGCGCACTACTACAACGTCGCGTTGGAGGTAGCCAGGCCGATGTCGGACGAAGCCCTCGACAGCCGCAACCGCAGCCCGCGTGTGACCCTGAGTTTCAGCTACCAGTTGTAG
- a CDS encoding response regulator, with protein MSQSPMLRQQLLLVDDEEDILQELAEMLEGEGFYCHTATSVRSAIDLLLLHPNISLVVTDLRMPEESGMRLIQRLRAHTNKQHLPVIVTSGHADMDDVIDVLRLHVIDFFRKPIYLERLVEVIKDQFPQPQLKLVSN; from the coding sequence ATGAGCCAGTCCCCAATGCTGCGACAGCAGTTGCTCCTGGTCGACGACGAAGAAGACATCCTGCAGGAACTGGCAGAGATGCTCGAAGGCGAAGGCTTCTACTGCCACACCGCCACTTCGGTCAGGAGCGCGATAGACCTTTTGCTGCTCCACCCCAACATTTCCCTGGTCGTCACCGATCTGCGCATGCCCGAGGAAAGTGGTATGCGACTGATCCAGCGACTACGTGCCCATACCAACAAGCAACACCTGCCAGTGATCGTGACCTCAGGCCATGCCGACATGGACGACGTGATCGATGTGCTGCGCCTGCATGTCATCGACTTCTTCCGCAAGCCCATCTACCTGGAACGTCTGGTGGAAGTCATCAAGGACCAGTTCCCTCAGCCCCAGTTGAAACTGGTCAGCAACTGA
- a CDS encoding Flp family type IVb pilin: protein MSLKSLLKKLVKFSKEEEGASGLEYAIVAAMVAAVIVTFSDTISTWVNTTFTTITTNL, encoded by the coding sequence ATGTCCCTGAAGTCTCTGCTCAAGAAGTTGGTGAAGTTCTCAAAGGAAGAAGAGGGTGCATCCGGACTTGAATATGCAATTGTCGCCGCCATGGTCGCCGCGGTAATCGTGACTTTCAGCGACACCATATCGACCTGGGTCAATACTACTTTCACAACCATCACCACAAATCTCTGA
- the cpaB gene encoding Flp pilus assembly protein CpaB has translation MNSRMTMALAAVLLLGALLAGYWGIVLSRAPQAAQMASPTAPGESSNQSNDPADKLRTPVVVAARLLDPFTAVTAEDLRVEQLRIAPPGSFSKVEDVIGRRPWTPVPAGSWLNPASFEAGGPLARMIRADERAVAVPVDEVVGGGGHLRPGDYVDVLLFLRGEGGSGQQSAQVAVPALRLLSFGEDLGPDSEGRASQPAKDEEKAQRRSPATAVLAVPEQQVTRLMLASQAGSLRLAVRSADERLLERYQAGEPGAAPLDGASRHLIPLEQLAASPAPRRAPTPAPKVVSAGKGPGVAIYRGADLTRQIP, from the coding sequence ATGAATAGCCGGATGACCATGGCTTTGGCCGCGGTGCTGTTGCTGGGCGCCTTGCTGGCCGGATATTGGGGGATAGTGCTCAGCCGCGCGCCGCAGGCAGCTCAAATGGCTTCGCCGACCGCTCCTGGCGAATCTTCCAACCAGTCCAACGATCCCGCCGACAAGCTGCGTACACCTGTCGTGGTCGCCGCCCGCCTTCTTGATCCGTTTACGGCTGTCACGGCCGAAGACCTGCGCGTCGAACAACTGCGCATCGCCCCGCCGGGTAGCTTCAGCAAGGTCGAAGACGTGATCGGTCGCCGGCCCTGGACACCTGTTCCGGCCGGCAGTTGGCTCAACCCGGCGAGTTTCGAGGCCGGTGGGCCGCTGGCCCGCATGATCCGCGCGGACGAGCGCGCCGTGGCGGTGCCTGTGGATGAAGTCGTGGGCGGCGGTGGCCACCTGCGCCCGGGGGACTATGTCGACGTGCTGCTGTTCCTGCGCGGCGAAGGCGGCAGTGGTCAGCAAAGCGCCCAGGTGGCGGTGCCAGCCTTGCGCCTGCTGAGCTTCGGCGAGGACCTGGGGCCGGATTCCGAAGGGCGCGCCAGCCAACCTGCGAAAGACGAAGAGAAAGCCCAGCGCCGGTCCCCCGCGACTGCTGTGCTGGCGGTCCCGGAGCAACAGGTGACACGGCTGATGTTGGCCAGCCAGGCCGGCTCCCTGCGCCTGGCGGTACGCAGCGCCGACGAACGCCTGCTGGAGCGCTACCAGGCTGGTGAACCTGGCGCCGCCCCCCTAGACGGTGCCAGCCGCCACCTCATTCCCCTCGAACAACTGGCCGCCTCGCCGGCGCCCCGCCGCGCCCCAACGCCCGCGCCGAAAGTCGTCTCCGCCGGCAAAGGACCGGGAGTCGCCATTTACCGCGGTGCTGATCTGACACGCCAGATCCCCTGA
- a CDS encoding type II and III secretion system protein family protein, translated as MTLQGTPEMKRWIVSMIFPLLGCAPLGVWAAPGCDALGQAPGVVEVGQGRQELMSYPLAITRIAVGDPAVADVQLADKQSFLITGKKGGATSLMVWTGCSREPRRSLLYVGGAASKALEASLAEPMAEDAVTSQVQTDIRFVEVSRGKLKQASTSLVRQGSNLFVLGAPGSLNNITVTPGGVLDGTFGSPTGGFDIIWGGGSSKVLGFINALENSGFAYTLAKPSLVALSGQSASFLAGGEFPVPVPNGDGDDITIEYKEFGVRLTLTPTVVGRQRISLKVAPEVSELDFSSGISIAGTQVPALKVRRTDTSISLADGESFVISGLISSQNVANIDKFPGLGDLPVIGALFRSSRIDREDRELLMIVTPRLVKPLAVDAQLPELPGERLRRYDPGFFDFYLNERGDFDRRAGLSE; from the coding sequence CTGACCCTGCAAGGAACGCCTGAAATGAAGCGTTGGATCGTATCCATGATCTTTCCCCTGCTTGGCTGTGCGCCCTTGGGCGTGTGGGCTGCGCCGGGTTGCGACGCGCTGGGCCAGGCCCCCGGCGTGGTGGAAGTGGGGCAGGGTCGCCAGGAGCTCATGAGCTACCCGCTGGCCATTACCCGCATTGCGGTGGGTGACCCCGCTGTGGCGGATGTCCAACTCGCCGACAAGCAATCCTTTCTGATCACGGGCAAGAAAGGCGGCGCCACCAGCCTGATGGTCTGGACCGGCTGCAGCCGTGAGCCGCGCCGCAGCCTGCTCTATGTTGGCGGCGCGGCCAGCAAGGCATTGGAGGCATCCTTGGCCGAGCCCATGGCGGAGGACGCCGTGACGAGCCAGGTGCAGACCGATATCCGCTTCGTCGAGGTCAGCCGGGGCAAGCTCAAACAGGCCAGTACCTCGCTGGTGCGCCAGGGCTCCAACCTCTTCGTGCTGGGTGCGCCGGGCAGTCTCAACAACATCACCGTCACGCCGGGCGGCGTTCTCGACGGCACTTTCGGTAGCCCCACTGGTGGCTTCGACATCATCTGGGGGGGCGGCAGCAGCAAGGTGCTGGGTTTCATCAATGCCCTGGAGAACAGCGGCTTCGCCTACACGCTGGCCAAACCGAGTCTCGTGGCGTTGAGCGGGCAGAGTGCGAGCTTCCTGGCCGGTGGAGAGTTTCCCGTTCCCGTACCTAACGGCGATGGTGACGACATCACCATCGAGTACAAAGAGTTCGGCGTGCGGCTGACCCTCACCCCTACCGTGGTCGGGCGCCAGCGGATTTCCCTGAAGGTGGCGCCGGAGGTCAGTGAACTGGACTTCAGTTCCGGTATCAGCATTGCCGGTACCCAGGTGCCGGCACTCAAGGTGCGGCGCACCGACACCAGCATTTCCCTGGCCGACGGTGAGAGCTTCGTCATCAGCGGCCTGATCAGCAGCCAGAACGTTGCCAACATCGACAAGTTTCCCGGCCTCGGCGACCTGCCAGTGATCGGCGCATTGTTCCGCTCTTCGCGGATCGACCGTGAGGATCGCGAATTGCTGATGATCGTCACCCCGCGCCTGGTGAAACCGCTGGCGGTGGACGCACAGCTGCCTGAGCTGCCGGGCGAGCGCTTGCGTCGCTACGACCCGGGTTTCTTCGACTTCTACCTCAACGAGCGTGGCGATTTCGACCGCCGTGCCGGGTTGTCGGAGTAA
- a CDS encoding pilus assembly protein: MSQTFLAFTRNSADLEWLQGALMPLGQVLSAGRGALDELLGLIEVTGASLLFIGLDRDNLVAQTSLIEGALSARPMLAVVAMGDGLDNQLVLNAMRAGARDFVAYGARTSEVAGLVRRLVQRLPSVMPTHNAGRLTALFSRQQDADAALLSAHLALAINQCGQRTLLLDLGQPQGDSLTLLGLEASFHFADALRNLRRLDTALIDSAFGSHSDGLRLLVQEAGGETLERINAAELYLLLGTLRQHFQHIVVNLVGQPDSEALRILVGNADRLLWCTDQSVPDCRRNIELLGRWRDAGVKLEHAQLLVDRHLRGVAPESEVLARSFNLPVAEVLPNSPELRMNAKNQGRSLFELAPRERLSQRLRELGERLACIEQPRTRSWQRLWSVRT, from the coding sequence ATGAGCCAGACCTTCCTCGCGTTCACCCGCAACAGTGCCGACCTGGAATGGTTACAGGGTGCCCTGATGCCGCTAGGCCAGGTACTCAGCGCCGGCCGTGGTGCCCTTGACGAATTGCTCGGGCTGATCGAGGTCACTGGCGCCAGCCTGCTGTTCATCGGCCTGGACCGTGACAACCTGGTTGCCCAGACCTCCCTGATCGAAGGCGCCCTGAGCGCACGGCCGATGCTGGCGGTGGTGGCCATGGGCGATGGCCTGGACAACCAGTTGGTGCTCAACGCCATGCGAGCGGGCGCTCGCGACTTCGTGGCCTACGGGGCGCGTACCAGTGAAGTCGCCGGATTGGTGCGGCGCCTGGTGCAGCGGCTGCCGAGCGTCATGCCGACCCACAACGCCGGGCGCCTCACCGCCCTGTTCAGCCGCCAGCAGGATGCCGACGCGGCACTGCTTTCGGCGCATCTGGCGTTGGCCATCAATCAATGTGGCCAGCGCACCCTGTTGCTTGACCTTGGCCAACCCCAGGGCGACAGCCTGACTCTGCTGGGGCTGGAGGCGTCCTTCCACTTTGCCGATGCGCTGCGCAACTTGCGTCGCCTGGACACCGCGCTCATCGACAGCGCCTTCGGCAGCCACTCCGATGGTCTGCGGCTGCTGGTGCAGGAGGCGGGTGGCGAGACACTGGAGCGGATCAACGCCGCTGAGCTCTACCTGCTGCTCGGAACCTTGCGCCAGCACTTCCAGCACATCGTGGTGAACCTGGTCGGGCAACCTGACAGCGAGGCCCTGCGCATTCTCGTCGGAAACGCTGACCGGTTGCTCTGGTGCACCGACCAGAGCGTGCCGGATTGCCGCCGCAACATTGAATTGCTTGGCCGCTGGCGCGACGCCGGAGTGAAGTTGGAGCATGCGCAATTACTGGTAGACCGCCACCTGCGTGGCGTGGCGCCTGAATCCGAAGTGCTGGCCCGCTCCTTCAACCTACCGGTGGCGGAGGTCCTGCCCAACAGCCCCGAATTGCGAATGAACGCCAAGAACCAGGGACGCAGCCTGTTCGAACTGGCGCCCCGCGAGCGCCTCAGCCAACGCCTGCGCGAGCTGGGCGAGCGGCTGGCCTGCATCGAGCAACCCAGGACTCGGTCCTGGCAACGGCTGTGGAGCGTCCGGACATGA